In the Paenibacillus sp. FSL H7-0357 genome, one interval contains:
- a CDS encoding helix-turn-helix transcriptional regulator → MKKGQESGSTRRLIMTLLKKKGPLTIGALAEELGITEMGVRRHVLQLEQESLAKTKVVRQAMGRPLHVYSLTERAEDHFPKSYHNLALELLRELDHGSGLEAVNVLFEGRRRRMLAQYAPMMENCNLEERVAELSSIQNAGGYMAEWNKEEDGSYIMREYNCPIRQVATQYRKACQCEHQLFEELLGAKVTRSECMAEGGQCCRYDITPREKDKTSEMTS, encoded by the coding sequence ATGAAAAAGGGGCAGGAAAGCGGATCTACACGACGTTTGATTATGACACTCCTGAAGAAGAAAGGCCCGCTGACGATCGGTGCGCTGGCGGAGGAACTGGGAATTACCGAAATGGGCGTACGGCGTCATGTACTGCAGCTGGAGCAGGAATCGCTGGCCAAGACCAAGGTCGTCCGCCAGGCCATGGGCCGTCCTCTGCATGTCTATTCACTGACTGAGCGGGCTGAAGACCATTTTCCCAAAAGCTATCATAACCTGGCGCTTGAATTGCTGCGGGAGCTGGATCACGGCAGCGGCCTGGAGGCCGTCAATGTGCTGTTCGAAGGCCGGCGTCGGCGGATGCTGGCCCAGTACGCTCCGATGATGGAGAACTGCAATCTGGAGGAGCGGGTTGCAGAGCTGTCTTCCATCCAGAATGCCGGAGGTTATATGGCTGAATGGAATAAGGAAGAGGACGGCTCCTATATTATGCGCGAATATAATTGTCCGATCCGCCAGGTAGCGACCCAATACCGGAAGGCTTGCCAATGTGAGCATCAGTTGTTCGAGGAACTCCTTGGTGCCAAAGTTACGCGCAGTGAATGTATGGCGGAGGGCGGCCAGTGCTGCCGGTACGATATTACGCCGAGAGAAAAAGACAAAACTTCTGAAATGACCTCCTAA
- the racE gene encoding glutamate racemase, protein MQQAIAILDSGVGGLTVVKEVMRQLPREKIIYFGDTARAPYGPRSTEEVKLFTEQIVDYLIQFNPKMIVIACNTATAAALDYISAKVSIPVIGVIHPGARAAISATKIGQVGVIGTIGTIKSGAYTAALQELSPFVKVVSQACPALVPYVEQGLFRTAESEAAVAESLNGIKYEPIDTLILGCTHYPFLVDPIGKVMGPGVKLISSADETAREISTILYDKGKLARGDESPIHQFFCSGDAEMFQRIARDWLGEQIKRTPVVWQVSSL, encoded by the coding sequence GTGCAGCAAGCTATAGCAATATTGGACTCGGGTGTGGGGGGACTTACGGTTGTCAAAGAAGTAATGAGACAGCTCCCGCGGGAGAAAATCATCTATTTTGGAGATACTGCCCGCGCCCCTTACGGACCCCGTTCAACCGAGGAAGTGAAACTGTTCACCGAGCAAATCGTGGACTATCTAATTCAATTTAATCCTAAAATGATCGTTATTGCCTGCAATACTGCAACTGCGGCAGCTCTTGACTATATCTCTGCCAAGGTGTCCATTCCTGTCATTGGAGTCATCCATCCCGGTGCCCGTGCGGCGATCAGCGCAACCAAAATAGGCCAGGTCGGCGTAATTGGCACCATCGGCACCATTAAGAGCGGAGCCTATACCGCAGCGCTTCAGGAGTTGTCTCCATTTGTTAAGGTAGTCAGTCAGGCCTGCCCGGCGCTTGTCCCTTATGTCGAGCAGGGGTTGTTCCGCACGGCGGAGAGCGAAGCGGCGGTGGCGGAATCGCTCAACGGGATCAAGTATGAACCGATTGATACACTGATTCTGGGCTGTACCCACTATCCGTTCCTGGTAGATCCGATTGGCAAGGTCATGGGACCCGGTGTTAAGCTGATCAGCTCCGCGGATGAAACCGCGCGGGAGATCAGCACGATCCTATATGACAAAGGCAAGCTTGCCCGCGGAGATGAAAGTCCGATTCATCAATTTTTCTGCAGCGGAGATGCCGAGATGTTCCAGCGGATCGCCCGCGACTGGCTTGGAGAACAGATCAAGCGCACTCCCGTTGTGTGGCAGGTATCTTCGTTATAG
- a CDS encoding HesB/IscA family protein: MNVKITRNAAKVIKKTMELEGNSELKLRVAITHAHGDHAHYGLDLDTPKENDVVVSTDKEIDVILDPNQPLLDGVKIDYLYFPEEGFVITNPSKGNHGDH, from the coding sequence ATGAACGTCAAAATTACCCGCAATGCGGCTAAAGTGATAAAGAAAACAATGGAGCTTGAAGGCAACAGCGAGCTCAAGCTGCGCGTAGCCATTACCCACGCTCACGGCGACCATGCCCACTACGGTCTGGATTTGGACACGCCTAAAGAGAATGATGTGGTAGTATCCACGGACAAGGAGATCGATGTGATTCTCGATCCGAACCAGCCGCTGCTGGATGGCGTGAAGATTGATTACCTGTATTTCCCTGAAGAAGGTTTTGTCATCACTAATCCGTCTAAAGGAAATCATGGCGATCACTAA
- a CDS encoding M14 family metallopeptidase, translating to MQQYIARRGDTVSRIAARHGLTPEHVIQGNPWAGRQPYLYPGQILFLPSAPRRRYSVQEGDDAGLIAALFNVSIDELEMLNPGVTSGRCCIPGKVLVIPPAASRSVVSVRSEYGPDDVEEDIGKLVAKYPFVTRDSIGASVLGKPLHLLRIGSGPRHLHVNAALHANEWLTSPCLMSFIEQYAAAYDAGRAWHGHRPEEWHKHWTLWAVPMANPDGVELVQEGVLPGQPHYEELLQWNCGRRSFRHWKANIRGVDLGDQFPAHWEEEQARRGVPGPAPRDYSGPAPLSEPEAAALAALAEQYPGDAAVSLHSQGGEIYWNYRGYEPPESKGWAARLAAASGYRAVELNGSDAGYKDWFIQRFRKPGFTVELGIGKNPLPLADFEDMALETGLILGAILSNLK from the coding sequence ATGCAGCAATATATTGCCCGCAGGGGAGATACCGTTAGCCGAATTGCCGCCAGGCATGGACTTACACCGGAGCATGTAATTCAAGGAAACCCATGGGCCGGCAGGCAGCCTTATTTATATCCGGGCCAAATCCTGTTTCTGCCTTCCGCTCCGCGCAGACGTTATTCTGTACAGGAGGGGGATGACGCCGGGTTGATTGCCGCTTTATTTAATGTGAGTATAGATGAGCTTGAAATGCTGAATCCCGGAGTGACCTCAGGCCGCTGCTGCATACCGGGCAAAGTGCTGGTTATTCCTCCGGCAGCTTCGCGGTCTGTAGTGTCTGTACGCAGCGAGTATGGTCCGGATGATGTCGAGGAGGATATCGGCAAGCTGGTGGCCAAATACCCGTTTGTTACAAGGGACAGCATCGGCGCAAGTGTGCTCGGCAAGCCGCTCCACCTGCTGCGGATAGGCAGCGGGCCCCGTCATCTCCATGTCAACGCTGCACTGCATGCCAACGAGTGGCTGACCTCGCCGTGCCTGATGTCGTTCATCGAACAATATGCCGCTGCGTATGACGCAGGCAGGGCTTGGCACGGCCACCGCCCCGAGGAGTGGCATAAGCATTGGACCTTGTGGGCAGTACCTATGGCTAATCCGGATGGGGTGGAGCTGGTGCAGGAGGGGGTACTGCCCGGCCAGCCCCACTATGAGGAGCTGCTGCAATGGAATTGCGGGCGGCGGAGCTTCCGGCATTGGAAGGCTAACATCCGCGGGGTGGACCTGGGCGATCAGTTTCCGGCTCACTGGGAAGAGGAACAGGCGCGCCGGGGAGTGCCGGGTCCTGCCCCGCGGGACTACAGCGGACCGGCGCCGCTCAGTGAGCCGGAAGCCGCCGCACTGGCGGCGCTGGCGGAGCAGTATCCCGGTGATGCAGCCGTATCTCTGCACAGTCAGGGCGGTGAGATCTACTGGAACTACAGGGGATATGAGCCGCCGGAGAGCAAGGGATGGGCGGCAAGGCTGGCAGCGGCGAGCGGCTACCGGGCCGTTGAGCTGAACGGCAGCGATGCCGGTTATAAGGACTGGTTCATTCAGCGCTTCCGGAAGCCGGGCTTCACGGTGGAGCTGGGAATCGGCAAAAATCCGCTGCCGCTGGCTGATTTTGAAGACATGGCGCTGGAAACCGGGCTTATTTTGGGTGCTATACTCTCAAATTTGAAATAA
- a CDS encoding YtxH domain-containing protein, with protein sequence MKKESKSLLWGILAGSVVGSVTALLFAPKPGKELRKDIAEGTTGAIDKVQDVAGQAGDKGAELYGKAKEAVETVVTEVKEWSKQYIHTDEEEKYITLSGKAVEEAEAVSDAAEAAFEEAAAGSDESAAEIEVVLEDEVKDDKGNGEIA encoded by the coding sequence ATGAAAAAGGAATCCAAAAGTTTGCTGTGGGGTATTTTGGCCGGTAGTGTGGTAGGTTCAGTGACAGCGCTGCTGTTTGCCCCTAAACCAGGCAAAGAGTTGCGTAAAGATATTGCGGAAGGTACCACCGGAGCCATTGATAAAGTGCAGGATGTCGCCGGGCAGGCCGGAGACAAAGGCGCGGAGCTGTACGGTAAAGCCAAAGAGGCGGTAGAAACTGTTGTAACCGAAGTCAAGGAATGGAGCAAGCAGTACATCCATACCGATGAGGAAGAAAAGTATATCACTCTCAGCGGAAAAGCAGTTGAAGAAGCAGAAGCCGTATCGGACGCTGCGGAAGCCGCCTTTGAAGAGGCTGCTGCTGGCAGTGATGAATCTGCTGCGGAAATTGAAGTCGTTCTGGAGGATGAAGTAAAGGATGACAAAGGCAACGGTGAGATCGCCTGA
- a CDS encoding aldo/keto reductase, which yields MKHLTDGTILNNGVVMPWFGLGTYKAEGEEVAKAVTTALELGYRSIDTAAVYGNEEEVGRSIAASGVDRDSLFVTTKVWNSDQGYDTTLRAFETSSKKLGLDVIDLYLIHWPGKDKYKETWRALERLNQEGRVRAIGVSNFQIHHLQELLKDSDTVPVINQVELHPRFIQKELHDFCAQHHIQIEAWAPLMKGRLQENELLKNIADKHGKTVSQVILRWGLQSRIVIIPKSVTPSRIKENSEIFDFELSQEELAAISGLDAGERIGTDPDKLLF from the coding sequence ATGAAGCATCTTACCGACGGAACGATTCTGAATAATGGGGTTGTCATGCCCTGGTTTGGTCTCGGCACTTACAAAGCAGAGGGCGAGGAGGTCGCAAAGGCCGTCACGACCGCTCTTGAGCTGGGTTACCGGAGCATAGACACCGCAGCGGTATACGGCAATGAAGAGGAAGTGGGCCGGTCGATAGCCGCCAGCGGCGTAGACCGGGACAGCCTGTTCGTGACCACAAAGGTATGGAACAGTGATCAGGGCTATGATACGACCCTGCGGGCTTTTGAGACCAGCAGCAAGAAGCTGGGACTGGATGTGATCGACCTTTATTTGATCCATTGGCCGGGCAAGGATAAATATAAAGAGACTTGGCGTGCACTGGAGCGCCTTAATCAGGAAGGCCGCGTCCGGGCGATCGGAGTCAGCAATTTCCAGATCCATCATCTGCAGGAATTGCTGAAGGACAGTGACACCGTGCCTGTTATCAATCAGGTGGAGCTGCATCCGCGGTTTATCCAGAAGGAGCTGCATGATTTCTGCGCGCAGCATCACATTCAGATCGAAGCGTGGGCTCCGCTGATGAAAGGCAGACTGCAGGAGAATGAGCTGCTGAAGAACATCGCGGACAAGCATGGCAAGACCGTATCACAGGTTATTCTGCGCTGGGGGCTTCAGAGCCGTATCGTGATTATTCCGAAGTCGGTCACTCCGTCCAGAATTAAGGAGAACAGCGAAATCTTTGATTTCGAGCTGTCGCAGGAGGAATTGGCTGCAATCAGCGGACTGGATGCCGGGGAGCGGATCGGCACCGATCCGGATAAATTGTTGTTCTAG
- a CDS encoding DUF1450 domain-containing protein: MANEIQICDQCNYTRMKSILPKLRKMAPDAEIKIGCKSYCGPCGKRAFIYINGRYISAPTEDEVLAKAAAFVKQPAVKE, from the coding sequence ATGGCTAACGAAATACAAATTTGCGATCAATGCAATTACACGAGAATGAAAAGCATTCTTCCCAAGCTGCGCAAGATGGCTCCCGATGCGGAGATCAAGATTGGCTGCAAGTCCTACTGCGGACCTTGCGGCAAGCGGGCCTTTATCTATATCAACGGCCGTTACATCAGTGCTCCGACTGAAGATGAGGTGCTGGCGAAAGCCGCAGCCTTTGTTAAGCAGCCGGCAGTTAAGGAATAA
- a CDS encoding THUMP domain-containing class I SAM-dependent RNA methyltransferase produces MGKLQLIATAPMGLEAVVARELNELGYETTVENGRVLFSGDYIDICRCNLWLRTSDRVLVKMGQFPAKTFDELFEGVKAINWEDWIPENGEFPVEGRSHKSQLTSVPACQGIVKKAIVEKLKLSYRTEWFPENGPRYVVEMILLNDIALITLDTTGPALHKRGYRRQATEAPLKETMAAALIQLSRWNGHRPLYDPCCGSGTLLIEAAMIAWNIAPGLRRSFPSEHWPEIPKRLWEEAREEAFDAVRDDYPLQLTGSDIDPAAIEIAEAAAKSAGLAGEITFKNIAAAKARPEGEYGCIITNPPYGERLSNDKEVERLTRQFGEMMLYLPTWSFFAISPSKEFEQLYGRKADKRRKLYNGRIECQYYQYLGPLPPRNPQS; encoded by the coding sequence CACCGCCCCCATGGGGCTGGAGGCTGTAGTAGCACGCGAATTAAACGAGCTGGGTTATGAGACCACCGTCGAGAACGGACGGGTATTGTTCAGCGGAGATTATATTGACATCTGCCGCTGCAATTTATGGCTGCGCACCTCAGACCGTGTACTCGTTAAAATGGGCCAGTTTCCGGCCAAAACCTTCGATGAGCTGTTCGAAGGCGTCAAAGCGATCAACTGGGAGGACTGGATTCCCGAGAATGGGGAATTCCCTGTGGAAGGCCGCTCGCATAAATCCCAGCTTACCAGCGTACCCGCCTGCCAGGGGATTGTCAAGAAAGCCATTGTCGAGAAGCTGAAGCTTTCGTACCGTACGGAATGGTTCCCGGAAAATGGACCGCGTTATGTGGTTGAGATGATTCTGCTGAATGATATCGCCCTGATCACGCTGGACACGACCGGCCCGGCGCTGCACAAACGCGGCTACCGCCGTCAGGCTACAGAAGCGCCGCTGAAGGAAACGATGGCAGCCGCCCTGATCCAGCTTAGCCGCTGGAACGGCCACCGTCCGCTGTACGATCCTTGCTGCGGCTCAGGCACGCTGCTGATTGAAGCGGCGATGATCGCCTGGAACATCGCGCCGGGACTGCGGCGTTCGTTCCCTTCCGAGCATTGGCCGGAAATCCCGAAACGTCTGTGGGAGGAAGCCCGCGAGGAAGCCTTCGACGCCGTGCGCGATGATTATCCGCTGCAATTAACCGGCAGCGACATTGATCCTGCGGCGATTGAAATTGCCGAAGCCGCCGCCAAAAGCGCCGGTCTCGCCGGTGAAATCACCTTCAAGAACATCGCTGCCGCGAAGGCACGGCCGGAAGGCGAATACGGCTGCATCATTACCAATCCGCCTTACGGCGAACGGCTCAGCAACGACAAGGAAGTCGAACGTCTGACCCGCCAGTTCGGTGAAATGATGCTGTATCTCCCGACATGGTCCTTCTTCGCCATCAGCCCGTCGAAGGAATTCGAGCAATTGTACGGCCGCAAGGCGGACAAGCGCCGCAAGCTGTATAACGGGCGGATCGAATGCCAGTATTATCAATACCTTGGGCCGCTCCCACCGCGCAACCCTCAAAGCTGA